The following nucleotide sequence is from Labeo rohita strain BAU-BD-2019 chromosome 3, IGBB_LRoh.1.0, whole genome shotgun sequence.
ttctgtatttatggtgggaaatttaccaaatatcttcatggaacatgatctttacttaatatcctactgattttggcattaaaggaaaatgtatcattttgacccatacaatgtattgttggctattgctacaaatatacctgtgctacttaagactggttttgtggtccagggttgcaTATTTGTTAGGTCACAATGGAGTTTATACATgctaataaatgtgtttatttataagGAGACGCTTGGTCTTTCTACAGGTGATCTGATTGGTCCATCATGTGGATGTGGGCATTACTTCCTGTCACCCTGGCAGTGTTTGGGACTATTGGGATGTGGGCTGTGTGAGTATTACTTCTCTTACTCTTTTCAATATccgcttttgtttttatatatttgacaCATTCTGCATTGGTTTGTGTGCAGGTATGCCATAGCAGTGTCCAATAACACTGTTAATATAACTGAAGAATTCCCTTTCATCAGGTATGTACCTTAGCGCaatgcataatttttaaaaaagtgtgttcagtgtttttttttttttttttttttttttcaaaggatTTACATAATTCTGTCATACCCATAATCATAAACCTAAACTGAGTTGAATTGAACCTCACTGTTAATCAGAACAAATTGTTCTGAATTTGCAAATATCGTTCCTGAATTGAAATCAATTTGCTGTAATAAGGGATCATTAATGGAGCTAACCTTCCTTGAGAAGTATTTACTTTTGACTTATTAACGTAAGCATCATTTGACTAAATGTGTGTCTCTACACTctcaaaaatgctgggttaaaaacaacccaacttgggttatttggcaacccaggaaaatattggacagaatatctgggttattttgactcagctggttgggttaaatgtttttaccattttatttaagtcagctattgtttacaaatgattatattgctggtttaaaatggactggaacttatagaatctcacacagaattactagaggcaacagcaataatcaaaagatgaacatttattattatgcaagAACGCCCatagacaaaaatataagacaaatttaatttatttgggtgaatacagcatagtttgcaataatacaacatttaaactcgtttaacaagcattttagacataaaaatgtagcacttaaaagtagaattttaattttagtgtattcagtTGTTCTCTGTAGTtgctttttaccaaaatagcgCAAAATCTCATGAAGAAATGTGAGCCAGTGTTCATCGGCAACTACGAACTTCGGACCACAGCCTCgcatttcactcgtagctgaaagatgcctgactccaaaacctgcccataaacaaaccgTACTGACATtagaaacatattttaagataaaactcggtacaataatgaataaaatcaatttattttatgcaaggcaaaaggcgttttcATCCTGTGAAACAACCGCTGCtaactgacatctcgtccttatgttgcgttgcgtataataatacaatttacagcacagtaaagacttcatAAATTAGATAAAATGTATACgaacctttatttcactgaagaagtgtAAATTGGCGGTATCTCCTGTAGGGGACTCAAAAAGCCCATGCTCTAACTGACTGtgactcagcagctgggttgtttcgtcagagacggGCTCAACCCAGGGTTTGagtagaaaaaataacccaacttagaatgacccagcaacttagttacagaaaaactgaggtagaaaaatataaaaaaaaaaataacccaaggGACTGAACCCAggatttgggttaaaaaaaaataacccagcgttttttagagtgtaagcTGTTTCAGAGCTAGAAATGCATGAATGGGTGTGAACGAGACTGAAAATCCATGAATATTGTTTCCTCCAGCACATGTGGCTCATACAACCCCCAGAGCTGCCTGTTTTCTCAGATCTGCAACATATGCTGTGTGTTGGGTGAGTCCTTTCATCCCATTTTGGAAAATCACCTGACTGTACTGTACCTTCTGCGTGACCTCTTTTTCTTTCCATAGCTTTGTGGATTGTAACAATCAGATTTCAGCAGATCCGTGATTTGGGTTGTGCATCTAATTTAAACACAGTCGGTTTGGTGCTCGGCTTCGTCTCTAGCATTGGGATTTCCATTCTAGGAAACTTCCAGGTAAAGTATATAGCTAACAGAAGTTACTTGATTACTTGCAAAATTGTGCTTATGTGTGGTTGCTTTTGTATTATCAGCAATCCGTAGTGAAGGTGGTTCATCTGCTTGGAGCGCTCTTAGCCTTTGCCCTGGGTTTGGCTTATTTCTGGGTCCAAACGTGGCTTTCGTACTACAGCCCGCCATCACATGATCGCAAGTGGGTGGTGGCGGCGCGCGTCATCTTCTGCAGCCTGTGTacttgtttgctcatctgcagtaTCCTTCAGCTCTAAAAGATAATaagaaatgaatgcattttcactttatattattgtaagtagtaattttgttgtccTTGACCCTCTGTCTTCTCAGTGTTGGTTCTCTATGGCGCAGGGTTTCGCTCTGAATCTGCCATATGCGAATGGGCGCTGGTCAtgtgtttttttgcactctttgcAATTTTTGCAGCGGAGTTCAGACACGTTGACTGCCACAAGTTCACTGTACAGAAAAAGCAAAGAATAAACAGCAGTGATGCGAATGGTGTGTGGACGATACAGGAGATTCACTGAGGGACAACTGGCAAGTTGTGGCTGTGGTAATCGAACAGATGCATACAAGTTAAACTCACCATACACTGTGGACACAACAATGGACCaaaatgtgcacaaatacacacataatgCAAAACACTCCCAGTTTAAAGCACATTCGGGGGGTACTGTTCGAATCcacattttgcagaaatgaaTACTGAATTCATGGACATTGTTTACATGATGTTTATGTACCTTCAGATGTTTTATCAGTGTAGTATTCAGGCTATTTCATTAGCCTACAACAAACAACCTCAGTCTGGTTCTTTGTATTCTTAAAGACTTAGTTTGcataatgttattaaatttgttctattataaaaatatttattttttatctgacCATTATCAAAACAAGCTATtgaatatgaataaatgtaactattaacAGTTGCTGGGTTACAGTCTACAATGTGTACACGATGGTATTGCTTTAACATCAGTAATTCGGTAATAGTAGTCCTACATTTTAACTAGATCGACAAAACTAGCTGCTATAAGACTGAGTTGTGAACTGATTTGTCAGATGCGATAGGATTTTCCATCTAGTTTTATTGtccatcaaattaaaataagtctAAGTAGCatatttatgaccctggaccacaaaaccagtctaaagtagcacaggtatatttgtagcaatagccaacaatacattgtatgggtcaaaattatcattttttttttttaatgccaaaaattaggatattaagtatcatgtttcatgaagatattttgtaaatttcctgccttaaatatatcaaaacttactttttgattagtaatatacaatgctaagaacttcatttggacaaagttaaagcttaatttcttaatattttgattttttttgtaccctcagattccagattttcaaatagttgcatcttggccaaaaaacaaaccagacatcaatggaaagcttatttatttacttatgactagctttgtggtccagggtcacatttattatttagacAATGAATAGCGTAACTTGATCTCCTATTTGAAGTTGATGTTCGTAGCACAACAGTTTAAAGGGCGAATTATGCCTCATAACAGCATTATAAACGGCTTTTCTGACGGTGATGGAGACCGAGATGGCAGGAAGCacaccctgtttattttatttattttacattagttttatttattttacaaaattaatttgaccttttttccttgttattatgatgttttttttatgcccatgggttgaagcgaccccagtaacatgatatttagcccctggaaggtgtctctcacattgtcccacattaaaatagtgtagattagtgtacaatgttttattcatttaccatattaaatattgggggcatccaagttatttgacacattttgttttaaaaaaaaaaactgtccctGTAATTGGTTACTTTTAtaggtcattctataattagagGTACATTTAGAACTTGacaatgtgaataattttttcttgtgaattttttttttttttgtcctaaaaACCCCAACATGACCTTTAGCtcctttgaaacaatctatactgtataaagtgctatagaaatataggtgatctgtaggaatatgtgcaaaaaataccatctatgtttgctactgtccaccatgttacctttactgggtaacacagttgatgggtaacttagttgacatttttttgtgtgttttaaggCCTATATtaaacatggaagcctagaactactgagcatatggtatgtttagaaatatattttcataaacaaaacgtaagttttattaaactgtcttgttaaaatttgcagcagtaacactgttgacagttcattaatccactcttgacacaggtttgctagtttaccAATAttaggagaaagagagagaacataacttctagtgtttcatctatgtgcttctagaggaaatatcatactgtgcaaattatgctaGAATGGGACAAACAATTCCTTTCTGAGGGGGgtttttctagtgggtaacttagttcaCAATGGTTtttggacacaaataaaacaagttatatcacaataaacacttatcatttttgaagcgcacacccaaatgtcttgataacctaatctaactgaaggcaaaactatgaaatgaaCTGATATTTGAgatcattttcatgcttaaatgcagagtagaatgagcaactgtacaaaatcggacagctgaataccagggttgtatatgatatcatttttgaacaaaattcattttcaacatatagtagtgtgattgggaaaaatataattgtgtactagaaaattaagcatcagggctttatattgacgtaaa
It contains:
- the tmem150b gene encoding modulator of macroautophagy TMEM150B, yielding MWMWALLPVTLAVFGTIGMWAVYAIAVSNNTVNITEEFPFISTCGSYNPQSCLFSQICNICCVLALWIVTIRFQQIRDLGCASNLNTVGLVLGFVSSIGISILGNFQQSVVKVVHLLGALLAFALGLAYFWVQTWLSYYSPPSHDRKWVVAARVIFCSLCTCLLICMLVLYGAGFRSESAICEWALVMCFFALFAIFAAEFRHVDCHKFTVQKKQRINSSDANGVWTIQEIH